Proteins encoded together in one Rhizobacter sp. J219 window:
- a CDS encoding adenosylcobalamin-dependent ribonucleoside-diphosphate reductase, translated as MHETTAPFVPTRANLPAQEISDEVLIEKYAKGDERSIAAVCQRVARALAQAEPGAARAQWEERFAQALRQGFVPAGRIQSAAGTELSATLINCFVQPVGDSISHVDDGHPGIYIALTEAAETMRRGGGVGYDFSRIRPRGAWVGSTQSSASGPVSYMRVFDRSCETVESAGARRGAQMGVLRCDHPDIEEFIHAKDEGDLKNFNISVGVTDAFMEAVQADTDFALVHRAEPGPAQKEAGAHQAGGQWVYRKVRARDLWEQVMRSTYDHAEPGVLFLDRINADNNLWYCETIASTNPCAEQPLPPYGCCCLGSIDLTRFVIDPFEPTARFDDEGFAKLCKVSVRMLDNVLDVTVWPLPQQHEEARNKRRVGLGFTGLGDALIMLNQRYDTPEARATARRISELMRDAAYDASVDLAQERGAFPLFNADLFLRKGNFASRLPQRLRERIRQHGLRNSHLLSIAPTGTISLAFADNASNGIEPPFSWSYTRKKRMPDGSFKEYAVEDHAWRLYRHLKGRDAPLTPAFVTALEMSAQDHAAMVAAVAPCIDTAISKTVNVPADYPYADFQNLYMQAWQSSLKGLATYRPNAVLGSVLSTTPQAPAVMTLNDANQRLALDRLPAPVLSSLRWPGRPELPGGNAAWTFMVHHPFGEFALFVGELAGEDGAPKPFEVWVNGAEQPRGLGALAKTLSMDLRANDPAWLQLKLDALATVAEERAFEMPFPPSGERRLFPGVVAATAAVIRWRCEQLKALPRLGSKSPTPVIDAMFARDEPHTGPSGTLAWAVDVHNPATDEAFTLTLKEVTLPGPDGVAVTRPCAVGFSGNYPRALDGLARVLSLDMRVVDPAWIGMKLRKLLNYAEPLGHFMAFVPGLPHGERRQQTWPSTVAYLARLIIHRYAMLGVLTEAGYPVRDMGVLEAPQDQPGAMPHLISGKVCPECGNPNVIHKDGCDFCTACGYVGQCG; from the coding sequence ATGCACGAGACCACCGCCCCCTTCGTCCCCACCCGCGCCAACCTGCCGGCGCAGGAGATCAGCGACGAGGTGCTGATCGAGAAATACGCCAAGGGCGACGAGCGCAGCATCGCCGCCGTGTGCCAGCGCGTGGCGCGCGCGCTGGCGCAGGCCGAGCCGGGCGCCGCGCGTGCGCAGTGGGAAGAGCGCTTTGCGCAGGCGCTGCGCCAGGGCTTTGTGCCGGCGGGGCGCATCCAGTCGGCGGCCGGGACCGAACTGTCGGCCACCCTCATCAACTGCTTCGTGCAGCCGGTGGGCGACTCGATCTCGCACGTGGACGACGGCCATCCCGGCATCTACATCGCGCTCACCGAAGCGGCCGAGACCATGCGCCGCGGCGGTGGCGTGGGCTACGACTTCAGCCGCATCCGCCCGCGCGGCGCGTGGGTGGGCAGCACGCAGAGCAGCGCCTCGGGGCCGGTGAGCTACATGCGCGTGTTCGACCGCTCCTGCGAGACGGTGGAATCGGCTGGGGCGCGGCGCGGCGCGCAGATGGGCGTGCTGCGCTGCGACCACCCCGACATCGAGGAGTTCATCCACGCCAAGGATGAAGGCGACCTGAAGAACTTCAACATCTCGGTCGGCGTGACCGACGCCTTCATGGAGGCGGTGCAGGCCGACACCGACTTCGCGCTCGTGCACCGCGCCGAGCCCGGCCCCGCGCAGAAGGAAGCCGGCGCGCACCAGGCGGGCGGGCAGTGGGTGTACCGCAAGGTGAGGGCGCGCGACCTTTGGGAACAGGTCATGCGCTCCACCTACGACCACGCCGAGCCCGGTGTGCTCTTCCTCGACCGCATCAACGCCGACAACAACCTGTGGTACTGCGAGACGATCGCCAGCACCAACCCCTGCGCCGAGCAGCCCCTGCCTCCGTACGGCTGCTGCTGCCTCGGCTCCATCGACCTCACGCGTTTCGTGATCGACCCTTTCGAGCCCACGGCGCGCTTCGATGACGAAGGTTTCGCCAAGCTGTGCAAGGTGTCGGTGCGCATGCTCGACAACGTGCTCGACGTGACGGTGTGGCCCTTGCCGCAGCAGCACGAGGAGGCGCGCAACAAGCGCCGCGTGGGGCTCGGCTTCACCGGCCTGGGCGACGCGCTCATCATGCTCAACCAGCGCTACGACACGCCTGAGGCACGCGCCACCGCGCGCCGCATTTCCGAGCTGATGCGCGATGCGGCGTACGACGCCTCCGTCGACCTCGCGCAGGAGCGTGGCGCCTTCCCGCTCTTCAATGCCGATCTCTTCCTGCGCAAGGGCAACTTCGCCTCGCGCCTGCCGCAGCGCCTGCGCGAACGCATCCGCCAGCACGGGCTGCGCAATTCGCACCTGCTGTCGATCGCGCCCACCGGCACCATCAGCCTCGCCTTCGCCGACAACGCGAGCAACGGCATCGAGCCGCCGTTCAGCTGGAGCTACACCCGCAAGAAGCGAATGCCCGACGGCAGCTTCAAGGAGTACGCGGTGGAAGACCACGCCTGGCGCCTCTACCGCCACCTGAAGGGCCGCGATGCGCCGCTCACGCCGGCTTTCGTGACGGCGCTCGAGATGAGCGCGCAGGACCACGCCGCGATGGTGGCGGCGGTGGCGCCCTGCATCGACACCGCCATCTCCAAGACGGTCAACGTGCCCGCCGACTACCCGTATGCCGACTTCCAGAACCTCTACATGCAGGCCTGGCAGTCGAGCCTGAAGGGTCTGGCCACCTATCGGCCGAACGCGGTGCTGGGCTCGGTGCTCAGCACCACGCCGCAGGCGCCCGCGGTGATGACGCTCAACGACGCCAACCAGCGCCTCGCGCTCGACCGGCTGCCGGCACCGGTGCTGTCGTCGCTGCGCTGGCCGGGCCGGCCCGAGCTGCCCGGTGGCAACGCGGCCTGGACCTTCATGGTTCACCACCCGTTCGGCGAGTTCGCGCTCTTCGTCGGCGAGCTGGCCGGTGAAGACGGTGCGCCCAAGCCCTTCGAGGTGTGGGTCAATGGCGCCGAGCAGCCGCGCGGCCTGGGGGCGCTGGCCAAGACCCTGTCGATGGACCTGCGCGCCAACGACCCGGCGTGGCTTCAGTTGAAGCTCGACGCGCTGGCGACCGTGGCCGAAGAGCGTGCATTCGAGATGCCGTTCCCGCCGAGCGGCGAGCGGCGCCTCTTCCCCGGCGTGGTGGCCGCCACCGCGGCGGTGATCCGCTGGCGCTGCGAGCAGCTCAAGGCGCTGCCGCGACTGGGCAGCAAGTCGCCCACGCCGGTGATCGACGCGATGTTTGCCAGAGACGAGCCGCACACCGGCCCGTCGGGCACGCTCGCCTGGGCGGTCGACGTGCACAACCCGGCCACCGACGAAGCCTTCACGCTCACGCTGAAGGAGGTGACGCTCCCCGGCCCCGACGGCGTGGCCGTCACGCGCCCGTGCGCGGTGGGCTTCTCGGGCAACTATCCGCGCGCGCTCGATGGCCTCGCACGTGTGCTCTCGCTCGACATGCGCGTGGTCGACCCGGCGTGGATCGGCATGAAGCTGCGCAAGCTGCTCAACTACGCCGAGCCGCTCGGCCACTTCATGGCCTTCGTGCCCGGCCTCCCGCACGGCGAGCGCCGCCAGCAGACCTGGCCGTCGACGGTGGCCTACCTGGCGCGGCTCATCATCCACCGCTACGCCATGCTGGGCGTGCTCACCGAAGCCGGCTACCCGGTGCGCGACATGGGCGTGCTCGAAGCACCGCAAGACCAGCCGGGCGCCATGCCCCACCTCATCAGCGGCAAGGTGTGCCCCGAGTGTGGCAACCCCAACGTGATCCACAAGGACGGCTGCGACTTCTGCACGGCCTGCGGCTACGTCGGTCAGTGCGGTTGA